AGAATCTATATCAGATCTATCGATTGATACACAAGATTCACATTCACATATTGATAAAACACTAGCCAACAATATACTGCAATCTATGGCAAACATGTATAAAGGTAAATTCAGACAAGACATTTGAGCATCAACATGAAAAACAAACAGGTTTACAGAACAGAAACAAGGATATAAAACAACCATAACCATTGGATGCATCGTTTGTTTGCATTTCAATAGATCAATCCATAAGAACCATTTCTATAAACACTTCTCTATCAACAGTTTACCTCAACTACAGAAATATCAATCCATACAAAAAGCATCAAACTTGTATGTCTTTGTACCTTTCTTTTGGTGGCAGCAGTACCACTTCCATCAGACTTCTCAGCCTCAGCCTTGAGATCAACCTTCAAGTCCTCAACAACAGTCTTGCTCTCAAGATCCCAAATCTTAATACCCTGCTCAGTCGCAGCACAAAGCCAGTACCTATTCGGGCTAAAGCAAAGAGCATGAATCACAGAGTTGGCTTCAAGAGAGTAAAGCTTCTTCCCCTCAGCCAAATCCCACAGCAAAACGACACCGTCTTTGCCTCCACTAGCACACAGAGAACCATCAGGCGACACAGCCACAGTGCTAACATACCCAGTGTGACCAGCAAGAGTCGACCTCAGCTTACAGTTCGACAAGTTCCAAACTTTCACGGTCTTATCCCACGACGCCGACACAATCGTCGGCTGGAGCGTGTTGGGACTGAACCTAACGCAGCTGACCCAGTCACGGTGCCCCTCACCTCCTTCGGAGATAGTGTACTTGCACTCCCCCAGAGTGTTCCACAGCTTGATCGTGCGGTCACGGGAGGCCGACACGATCTGACGGTTGTCGAGCGAGAAGGCCACGGAGAGGACGTCTTTGGTGTGTCCGACGAATCGGCGAGTCGAGACGCCGGCGGCGAGGTCCCAGAGGCGAAGCTCGCCGTCCCAGCTTCCGGAAAGCGCGAATTGGCCGTCGGAGGAGAGGACGACGTCCTCGACAAAGTGGGAATGGCCGGTGAGGCGCCTCTGAGCTACGCCGTAGGATTTGTCGTCCTTGGTGAGTTTCCAAACGATGATGGATTTGTCGCGGGAGGCTGAGACGATGGTGTCGGAGTTGTCGATGGGGGTGGCGATTGCGGTCACCATGTCGGTGTGCGCACGCATGGTGCCCTTCAGGACGAGTCCTTCCGCCATTGTCGAAGTGCGTGTGAAGCTTGGGGTTATCAGTTTCTCGGGGAGGCGGAGATACAGACGAAATGGCGTCAAGACGTAAGATTCAGTTTATATGAGAGAGACAACAAAATGAATTAGGGTTACATTTCATGGGCTTTGATTATAAAGTGTAATAATGGGTCTTACGTAAATGGGCTTTTTGGTTTTACTTGGTGTTAAAAATTTACATATTGCTACCTGTGTTTTGCATTCAACTTTGTAAACCTGaaagaaattattattattatattctaAAGATAATATTGGTGtgttatgtttcaaaaaaatatatatatatattggtgtGTTACAAAGAAAAAACTTAAATCACAAACAAAATTCTATCTGTTTGATTGATTACACATAGGTGAATATGTGTATTTGTGTTGGTACAAACTCTACCGaaaatattttctgaatttACTAACATTTTTTCCCAATTATGGACTTGAGCCATCTTATTAAGTGGGCCTTTATAACGGGCTTAAGTGGGCAAAAGTTACAGCCTCTTTAGAAGCGGCAGTGGTTTTCATTTGGTGGATCCCGTGAcgcgcttcttcttcttcttcttcttcttcttcttctcgcgATAAAACCTAGACAGagcttgagagagagagagctttccCTTTCGTTCATCCCAGCATCAACCATGGGTAGGCTTTCCGAGCTCTCTTTCTCCTCGCTTTTTTTCCGTTATTTTGATTCTCGTCTGTTATCGCCTGCTTACGGCGGATCTGATCTTATCTATATCTTGAGTGTACTTGTTTCCAACTGCGTACCTACCAATGGTTTTTAGAGTCTGTGGATTCGTTTGCTCTGGTAATTGATCTGAAATCGGAAGGAGACTTATCCGTGTGAGAATTAGTAATCGGATTTAGGGGTTTTAGTTGTTTAGCAAAATCTATCTGTAACTTGAGTGAATTTAGCGATGGATCTATCGAGTGTTGTGGCATTAGGGTTCGGATTATGTTATTGGTTAACTGTATACTAACTTCTAGCTCTCAGTAACTTTGTTCTCTTGGTTGGTGACGTTGTGGATTGTATCTAACATCGATTCACGAGAGTAACCCTCCTTTTATGTGAAAGCTGATTGGTTATTAGTTCTTTTTGTGTAATTGTTGAATTTTTGCTTGACAAGTATGCTGTATGTTCCCCATAATACTGTTACTAATTCCATTTCCAATAAAATCATTGTTTTGTGGTAACGTTTGggactttttttctttctgttttcaACTTTCCCCTGTCTTATATCTTTTTCTCAACTATATGTAGATCTTGAGGCTGACATCCGCGCATTACAGCTTGATTCGGCAGGTTATTCCTGTAGATGACAAGCTTTATAATCTTTTTATTGTTTCGCATTGGTGCTAAATGTTGGTGTTGATATGTGCAGAAGAAAACAACGGAGTTGTTATCCCGGAAGCTCATAACTCAGATGAAGTTGAGAAATTGGATACATCAGAAGAAGGTTCATTGTAGCAtgacatttttattgtttatactTTCTTTGTTACAttgtttaaatttggctatCTGTGGGTCGTTTATTAGATGCGTAAGACATTAACTAGTTGTTGAGGGAGGGTTATACTATCATGAGATCGAACACTGATTCTAATACTAGGTATCATCCTTTGCTTTGTAGACCTGAAGGACAAGGTGGAAGAGTCAGCACCGGTTCCTGATGAGCAACAAGGTTCCTAGATCTTTTATGTTCTCTTTCTATCTCATTTTTCTTAACAGTTAGTTTAATTTACCTGAGTTTGGcgggttttatttatttttgctgGTCATTGGTGGTTTCAGCTTCCGAGGATCATGATCAAGAAGTGCACCATGCAGTGCA
The window above is part of the Brassica napus cultivar Da-Ae chromosome C8, Da-Ae, whole genome shotgun sequence genome. Proteins encoded here:
- the LOC106369045 gene encoding guanine nucleotide-binding protein subunit beta-like protein, with the translated sequence MAEGLVLKGTMRAHTDMVTAIATPIDNSDTIVSASRDKSIIVWKLTKDDKSYGVAQRRLTGHSHFVEDVVLSSDGQFALSGSWDGELRLWDLAAGVSTRRFVGHTKDVLSVAFSLDNRQIVSASRDRTIKLWNTLGECKYTISEGGEGHRDWVSCVRFSPNTLQPTIVSASWDKTVKVWNLSNCKLRSTLAGHTGYVSTVAVSPDGSLCASGGKDGVVLLWDLAEGKKLYSLEANSVIHALCFSPNRYWLCAATEQGIKIWDLESKTVVEDLKVDLKAEAEKSDGSGTAATKRKVIYCTSLNWSADGSTLFSGYTDGVIRVWGIGRY